The proteins below are encoded in one region of Anguilla anguilla isolate fAngAng1 chromosome 3, fAngAng1.pri, whole genome shotgun sequence:
- the LOC118223424 gene encoding rho GTPase-activating protein 6-like produces MMGESVFFDRRISYLGDCTWSSMSGRRVQLKPVPVQCLSELERVRLQEVAFNRLHQDYDLGCQITIPRDGQNHKKSLRRKLDSLSKEKSRDKEFASLAFSIPLSQVIANDRAHKQRPDPLPGDNRDPSDLVSSILQFAIKRPSKELSSSNSSLGSTPEMPNECVLPNTPETAPRAHRRGGMSVDSITDLDDSQSRLLEALQLTLPTGSPSKKEKHRDEKLSLNPIYRLVPRLVDSCCQHLEKYGIQTVGIFRVGSSKKRVRQLREEFDRGTDVLLDEDHSVHDVAALLKEFLRDMPDPLLTKELYTAFINTTLLDSEGQQSSLQLLIYLLPPCNSDTLHRLLEFLSTVAAHAHDTQDKDGQEVTGNKMTSLNLATIFGPNLLHKQKSSDKEFSVQSSARAEESAAVIAVVQRMIDTYDTLFMVPPDLQNEVLMSLLETDPDVVDYLLRRKDSQWSSMDALDSDVPFSLTERHASSDSIKASSAELSPYDNDCSLLSDDFLHTMAGYIDSGAMDLGSAPWTAKDEHTDIWEAWRAMLRSELKDPPNTGSHRTLSHSPPEGSCDQLGDRKPQRIQTSLAMAKFPQAPVACGNSSSHTEREQGPLEPHALLPQRDSHSESSCAEDLPQGSGLLETLPSTTKPPFRSKDMPPLPQTGHSTRLTVSTPHRGPLQCRGPGPQKQKESSQTPASSAETKGQVSPDWQDWQRERWQIWQLLSLDNTDSLPETLV; encoded by the exons GGTGACTGTACCTGGAGCAGCATGTCTGGACGAAGGGTGCAGCTGAAGCCTGTTCCAGTTCAGTGTCTCTCGGAGCTGGAGCGTGTGCGGCTCCAGGAGGTGGCCTTCAATCGGCTGCACCAGGACTATGACCTGGGTTGCCAGATCACCATCCCCAGAG ATGGACAAAATCACAAGAAATCCCTGAGAAGGAAGTTGGATTCATTATCTAAAGAAAAGAGCAGAGACAAAG AATTTGCGTCTCTGGCCTTTAGCATACCACTGTCTCAGGTGATCGCCAACGACCGTGCACACAAGCAGCGGCCAGACCCCCTGCCAGGGGACAACCGGGACCCTTCGGACCTGGTGTCATCCATCCTGCAGTTTGCCATAAAGAGACCCAGCAAGGAGCTTTCCAGCAGTAACTCATCCCTCGGCTCCACCCCAGAGATGCCCAACGAGTGTGTCCTGCCTAACACCCCCGAAACTGCACCCCGGGCGCACAGACGG GGCGGGATGTCAGTGGACTCTATCACAGACCTGGACGACAGTCAGTCCCGCCTCTTGGAGGCGCTGCAGCTCACTCTGCCCACGGGGAGCCCGAGCAAGAAGGAGAAGCACCGGGACGAAAAGCTGAGCCTCAACCCCATCTACAGACTGGTGCCCCGGCTGGTGGATAGCTGCTGCCAGCACCTGGAGAAATATG GCATACAGACAGTTGGGATTTTTCGAGTCGGGAGTTCAAAGAAACGGGTGAGGCAG CTGCGTGAGGAGTTTGACCGGGGCACAGATGTTCTGTTGGACGAGGACCACAGCGTCCACGATGTGGCGGCCCTGCTGAAGGAGTTTCTGAGGGACATGCCCGACCCCCTCCTGACCAAAGAGCTGTACACAGCCTTCATCAACACGACAT TGCTGGACTCTGAGGGGCAGCAGAGTTCCTTGCAGCTCCTGATCTACTTGCTGCCTCCCTGCAATAGTGACACGCTTCACCGGCTCCTGGAGTTCCTGTCCACAGTGGCTGCGCATGCCCACGACACCCAAGACAAAGACGGACAGGAG GTCACTGGGAACAAGATGACATCCTTGAATCTGGCGACCATCTTTGGGCCAAACCTCCTGCACAAGCAGAAAAGTTCGGATAAGGAGTTCTCAGTGCAGAGTTCAGCCCGGGCAGAGGAGAGTGCGGCTGTCATCGCGGTGGTTCAAAGGATGATCGACACATATGACACCCTATTCATG GTACCCCCCGACCTGCAAAATGAAGTGTTGATGAGTCTACTGGAGACCGACCCTGATGTGGTGGACTATCTGCTCAGGAGAAAGGATTCGCAGTGGTC GAGCATGGACGCGCTCGATTCGGATGTACCTTTCTCCCTGACTGAGAGGCACGCCTCCAGTGACTCTATCAAGGCCTCCAGTGCGGAGCTCTCTCCGTACGATAACGACTGTTCGCTTTTGTCGGACGACTTTCTCCATACAATGGCCGGGTACATCGATTCCGGGGCCATGGATTTGGGCTCAGCTCCCTGGACTGCCAAGG ATGAACACACAGATATCTGGGAAGCTTGGCGTGCAATGTTGAGGTCAGAACTGAAAGATCCACCAAACACAG GATCCCATAGGACACTTTCCCATAGCCCTCCAGAGGGGTCTTGTGACCAATTGGGAGACAGGAAGCCGCAGCGGATACAGACCTCATTGGCCATGGCCAAGTTTCCACAGGCCCCAGTTGCTTGCGGTAACAGCAGCTCCCATACAGAAAGAGAACAAGGTCCGCTAGAACCACATGCACTCCTTCCCCAGCGAGACAGCCACTCAGAATCCAGCTGTGCTGAGGACCTCCCCCAGGGGAGTGGCCTTCTAGAAACCTTGCCCAGTACAACCAAGCCTCCCTTTAGGAGCAAAGACATGCCCCCTCTGCCTCAGACAGGACATTCTACGAGGCTTACTGTCTCCACACCTCATAGGGGCCCCTTACAGTGCAGGGGTCCAGGTcctcagaaacagaaagagtCCAGCCAGACCCCTGCTAGCTCTGCAGAGACTAAAGGCCAAGTGAGCCCTGACTGGCAGGACTGGCAAAGGGAGAGGTGGCAAATCTGGCAGCTACTATCTTTGGACAACACAGACTCACTGCCAGAGACACTAGTGTGA